In one Lolium rigidum isolate FL_2022 chromosome 3, APGP_CSIRO_Lrig_0.1, whole genome shotgun sequence genomic region, the following are encoded:
- the LOC124702545 gene encoding pseudouridine kinase-like isoform X2: MAEDAASSSRRRMESIRRHLLPRPPLILSLNPLSAPEAEPSPVIIGGMVLDIHAKPSVPPHPGTTVPGMVKYISGGVARNIAECMAKLGTQPLMISVVGNDMAGDFLLKYWRSAGLCTDGILQVHDVTTPVVSNVFDGNGELIAGVASVQAVENFLTPSWIYQFRRHISNAPLLMLDANLSPQSLQAACKTYESGVPVLFEPVSVVKSSRIAPIAEHITCTSPNEIELVAMANALSTPGKYNFVKLDQCNNNMEAVDCLFEMLSPAMFFLLEKGIKLLLVTLGSNGVFICCKERVNIVKDQQKCNMTTFSSQLLEKLEGCFPPSMPVNLSGEGSSRTCVFHLPATSASVISLTGAGDCLIGGVLSSLCGGLNIMQSVAVGIATAKASVESEANIPAKFSAASIADEARRTLLSAKQIWCQ, encoded by the exons ATGGCCGAGGACGCCGCCTCGTCTTCCCGGCGGAGGATGGAGTCTATCCGCCGCCATCTCCTCCCTCGGCCGCCGCTCATCCTTAGCCTG AATCCGTTAAGCGCCCCGGAAGCTGAACCGAGCCCGGTGATCATCGGCGGAATGGTGTTGGACATCCACGCGAAGCCATCCGTGCCACCACATCCTGGTACCACCGTCCCTGGGATG GTTAAGTATATCAGCGGGGGagtagctagaaatattgctgAGTGCATGGCTAAGCTTGGGACTCAACCGCTCATGATTAGTGTTGTTGGAAATGATATGGCAG GGGATTTCTTACTGAAGTACTGGAGGTCAGCTGGACTATGTACAGATG GAATACTGCAGGTTCATGATGTTACAACCCCAGTAGTATCAAATGTATTTGATGGGAATGGAGAATTAATTGCCGGCGTCGCGAGTGTTCAAGCAGTT GAAAATTTTCTTACCCCTAGTTGGATATATCAGTTCCGTCGCCATATCTCCAATGCACCTCTACTAATGCTTGATGCCAATTTATCTCCTCAGTCGCTTCAAGCTGCTTGCAAAA CATATGAATCAGGGGTGCCCGTGTTGTTTGAGCCTGTCTCAGTGGTAAAGAGTTCAAGAATTGCGCCAATTGCAGAGCAT ATAACTTGCACTTCCCCAAATGAGATTGAGCTTGTTGCCATGGCAAACGCGCTGTCTACTCCAGGGAAATATAATTTTGTCAAACTGGATCAGTGCAACAACAATATGGAAGCTGTAGATTGTTTGTTTGAAATGCTCAGCCCAGCGATGTTTTTTCTTCTCGAAAAGGGCATCAAGCTTCTTCTGGTGACACTTGGCTCGAACGGTGTTTTCATATGTTGCAAAGAGCGCGTTAACATCGTGAAGGATCAGCAAAAGTGTAACATGACGACTTTCTCATCCCAGCTACTTGAAAAATTGGAGGGCTGTTTTCCACCCAGCATGCCTGTTAATTTGTCTGGAGAAGGCTCTTCCAGAACTTGTGTTTTCCATTTACCTGCAACATCTGCCTCGGTTATCAGCCTCACAGGCGCTGGCGATTGTTTGATTGGTGGAGTCCTTTCCTCTCTATGTGGAGGATTGAATATTATGCAAAGTGTGGCAGTTGGGATTGCTACAGCAAAGGCATCCGTTGAATCGGAAGCTAACATACCTGCCAAGTTTTCTGCTGCAAGCATTGCAG ATGAGGCAAGGAGGACATTGCTATCGGCTAAACAGATTTGGTGCCAATAA
- the LOC124698465 gene encoding uncharacterized protein LOC124698465: MSELDAGKGMTELKIRTSSKYPGYPCTSVSVPGGLDFKKIQEVFLERSLLIAKSRPNDIFTQDPTPKSLRMAFYDLSPKLRPVLERDSVRSFLHLFVNNKGMTWSYTITSQTLTYMISYDALRCVKVILEGKVPRLNGQHANPNCINPYGYFPLHEAAERFSTDMIKLLFHHGASANVRTVGNDIIENLLPLHVAVENTCLHKYLEDNLFPYQNHRDYIYKIIHLLCMPEMKIFLDTVKLLAERTDNLVDEIWNYVKDGKLIHSAVLLLAAQAQLRGGCSSISNDNSKRVGFDIIMCCILKHLGTLRLEDKNANARKLLEEEIIFMDLIGHLVDIVSQDGEALSAYIQTHSEVPHMEVLGRVSSILKEYGFCPTEGIVDVKNLRPYDCITSNQELYHKGPMDSTKGVTGTDNLCAAEEVNAVEKKLRGGWDPTYTRRRFFPYWRSVLLARCFVKVYPPYATADASQPTVTTPVPGLKRPVFGIAPQLSRNCQSRRFFGIGIHS; the protein is encoded by the coding sequence ATGTCGGAATTGGACGCTGGCAAAGGAATGACGGAACTGAAAATTAGGACCAGTTCTAAGTACCCTGGGTATCCTTGCACTTCGGTTTCAGTTCCTGGAGGACTGGATTTCAAGAAGATTCAGGAGGTTTTTCTTGAACGGTCTCTTTTGATTGCCAAGTCCAGACCAAATGATATATTCACCCAAGATCCTACTCCTAAGTCGCTACGCATGGCCTTCTATGATCTATCTCCCAAACTGCGGCCCGTCCTAGAAAGAGATAGCGTCCGGTCCTTCCTTCACTTATTTGTGAACAACAAGGGCATGACATGGAGTTATACCATCACCTCACAGACCTTAACTTACATGATCAGTTATGATGCCCTACGATGTGTGAAAGTTATATTGGAGGGCAAGGTACCAAGGCTCAATGGACAGCATGCCAATCCCAACTGCATTAACCCATATGGATACTTCCCTCTCCATGAAGCTGCTGAAAGGTTTTCTACTGACATGATCAAGTTACTCTTTCATCATGGTGCATCAGCCAATGTACGCACAGTTGGGAATGACATCATTGAGAACCTACTCCCACTCCATGTTGCGGTCGAGAATACTTGCCTGCATAAGTATCTGGAGGATAATCTATTTCCATACCAGAATCATCGAGATTATATCTACAAGATTATCCATCTGCTATGCATGCCTGAAATGAAAATATTTTTGGACACAGTTAAACTGCTAGCAGAAAGAACAGATAATCTAGTTGATGAGATATGGAATTATGTGAAGGATGGGAAGCTTATCCATTCTGCAGTTTTACTTTTGGCAGCTCAAGCGCAACTCCGCGGGGGATGTTCCTCCATAAGCAATGACAATAGTAAGCGAGTTGGGTTTGATATCATAATGTGCTGTATATTGAAACATTTGGGTACCCTAAGATTGGAGGATAAGAATGCGAATGCACGGAAGCTGCTCGAGGAAGAGATAATATTTATGGATCTTATAGGCCATCTTGTTGATATAGTATCCCAAGATGGTGAAGCCCTTTCTGCATACATTCAGACACATTCAGAGGTGCCTCACATGGAGGTTCTGGGACGGGTTTCTTCTATTCTCAAGGAGTATGGGTTTTGCCCAACTGAAGGAATCGTTGATGTTAAGAACCTCCGCCCTTATGACTGCATAACGTCCAACCAAGAGTTATACCACAAAGGGCCTATGGATTCAACCAAGGGAGTTACAGGAACGGATAATCTCTGTGCTGCAGAGGAAGTAAATGCTGTGGAGAAGAAACTTCGTGGAGGATGGGATCCCACATACACAAGGAGAAGGTTCTTCCCTTACTGGAGATCAGTGCTACTGGCCAGGTGTTTTGTAAAGGTGTATCCACCCTACGCAACAGCAGATGCCAGTCAACCTACTGTAACAACTCCTGTTCCAGGTCTTAAGCGTCCCGTGTTTGGAATAGCTCCACAGCTATCAAGAAATTGCCAGTCCAGAAGATTTTTTGGTATTGGCATCCACAGCTAG
- the LOC124702544 gene encoding deSI-like protein At4g17486: MMLVSKKEGILSTPFQSGQKSASRFCLFSKVQSASPPPGNTPVYLNVYDLTPVNGYVFWVGLGIFHSGIEVHGVEYAFGAHDYSISGVFEVEPRQCPGFKFRKSIFVGTTCLDPLQVRAFMETQSVNYNGDIYHLISKNCNHFCEDICKKLTGNSIPKWVNRLARMGAVCNCILPESLKINAVRHDPDCQAEDSEKKRLTGALSCFSSISLCQKQFSTSSLFLRSPLKGTSWDTKRSSSDRLKKS; this comes from the exons ATGATGTTGGTCTCAAAGAAGGAAGGGATTCTCAGCACGCCTTTCCAATCAGGCCAGAAATCTGCTAGCCGTTTCTGTTTGTTTTCGAAAGTTCAATCTGCTAGTCCACCTCCAGGAAACACACCTGTTTATCTTAATGTGTATGATTTGACACCAGTAAATGGCTATGTGTTCTGGGTTGGTCTAGGGATATTTCATTCTGGTATTGAAG TTCATGGTGTGGAGTATGCATTTGGTGCACATGACTATTCAATAAGTGGAGTTTTTGAGGTGGAACCTCGCCAGTGTCCTGGCTTCAAATTTAGGAAATCCATATTTGTGGGAACTACCTGCCTTGACCCTCTCCAAGTCAGAGCGTTCATGGAGACGCAGTCAGTAAATTACAATGGGGATATTTATCATTTGATAAGTAAGAATTGCAACCATTTCTGTGAGGATATCTGCAAAAAGTTGACAGGAAATTCAATCCCAAAATGGGTTAATCGACTGGCCAGAATGG GTGCTGTTTGCAACTGCATTCTACCAGAGTCTCTCAAAATTAATGCAGTTCGTCATGACCCAGATTGCCAAGCTGAGGATAGTGAGAAAAAAAGGctgacgggtgcattgagctgcttctcttcaatttctctaTGCCAGAAACAGTTCTCAACATCTTCGCTTTTTCTGCGTTCCCCCTTGAAAGGAACTTCGTGGGATACAAAAAGATCCAGTTCAGATCGACTGAAGAAGAGCTGA
- the LOC124702545 gene encoding pseudouridine kinase-like isoform X1, translating into MAEDAASSSRRRMESIRRHLLPRPPLILSLNPLSAPEAEPSPVIIGGMVLDIHAKPSVPPHPGTTVPGMVKYISGGVARNIAECMAKLGTQPLMISVVGNDMAGDFLLKYWRSAGLCTDGILQVHDVTTPVVSNVFDGNGELIAGVASVQAVENFLTPSWIYQFRRHISNAPLLMLDANLSPQSLQAACKIAYESGVPVLFEPVSVVKSSRIAPIAEHITCTSPNEIELVAMANALSTPGKYNFVKLDQCNNNMEAVDCLFEMLSPAMFFLLEKGIKLLLVTLGSNGVFICCKERVNIVKDQQKCNMTTFSSQLLEKLEGCFPPSMPVNLSGEGSSRTCVFHLPATSASVISLTGAGDCLIGGVLSSLCGGLNIMQSVAVGIATAKASVESEANIPAKFSAASIADEARRTLLSAKQIWCQ; encoded by the exons ATGGCCGAGGACGCCGCCTCGTCTTCCCGGCGGAGGATGGAGTCTATCCGCCGCCATCTCCTCCCTCGGCCGCCGCTCATCCTTAGCCTG AATCCGTTAAGCGCCCCGGAAGCTGAACCGAGCCCGGTGATCATCGGCGGAATGGTGTTGGACATCCACGCGAAGCCATCCGTGCCACCACATCCTGGTACCACCGTCCCTGGGATG GTTAAGTATATCAGCGGGGGagtagctagaaatattgctgAGTGCATGGCTAAGCTTGGGACTCAACCGCTCATGATTAGTGTTGTTGGAAATGATATGGCAG GGGATTTCTTACTGAAGTACTGGAGGTCAGCTGGACTATGTACAGATG GAATACTGCAGGTTCATGATGTTACAACCCCAGTAGTATCAAATGTATTTGATGGGAATGGAGAATTAATTGCCGGCGTCGCGAGTGTTCAAGCAGTT GAAAATTTTCTTACCCCTAGTTGGATATATCAGTTCCGTCGCCATATCTCCAATGCACCTCTACTAATGCTTGATGCCAATTTATCTCCTCAGTCGCTTCAAGCTGCTTGCAAAA TAGCATATGAATCAGGGGTGCCCGTGTTGTTTGAGCCTGTCTCAGTGGTAAAGAGTTCAAGAATTGCGCCAATTGCAGAGCAT ATAACTTGCACTTCCCCAAATGAGATTGAGCTTGTTGCCATGGCAAACGCGCTGTCTACTCCAGGGAAATATAATTTTGTCAAACTGGATCAGTGCAACAACAATATGGAAGCTGTAGATTGTTTGTTTGAAATGCTCAGCCCAGCGATGTTTTTTCTTCTCGAAAAGGGCATCAAGCTTCTTCTGGTGACACTTGGCTCGAACGGTGTTTTCATATGTTGCAAAGAGCGCGTTAACATCGTGAAGGATCAGCAAAAGTGTAACATGACGACTTTCTCATCCCAGCTACTTGAAAAATTGGAGGGCTGTTTTCCACCCAGCATGCCTGTTAATTTGTCTGGAGAAGGCTCTTCCAGAACTTGTGTTTTCCATTTACCTGCAACATCTGCCTCGGTTATCAGCCTCACAGGCGCTGGCGATTGTTTGATTGGTGGAGTCCTTTCCTCTCTATGTGGAGGATTGAATATTATGCAAAGTGTGGCAGTTGGGATTGCTACAGCAAAGGCATCCGTTGAATCGGAAGCTAACATACCTGCCAAGTTTTCTGCTGCAAGCATTGCAG ATGAGGCAAGGAGGACATTGCTATCGGCTAAACAGATTTGGTGCCAATAA
- the LOC124702545 gene encoding uncharacterized protein LOC124702545 isoform X3: MAKLGTQPLMISVVGNDMAGDFLLKYWRSAGLCTDGILQVHDVTTPVVSNVFDGNGELIAGVASVQAVENFLTPSWIYQFRRHISNAPLLMLDANLSPQSLQAACKIAYESGVPVLFEPVSVVKSSRIAPIAEHITCTSPNEIELVAMANALSTPGKYNFVKLDQCNNNMEAVDCLFEMLSPAMFFLLEKGIKLLLVTLGSNGVFICCKERVNIVKDQQKCNMTTFSSQLLEKLEGCFPPSMPVNLSGEGSSRTCVFHLPATSASVISLTGAGDCLIGGVLSSLCGGLNIMQSVAVGIATAKASVESEANIPAKFSAASIADEARRTLLSAKQIWCQ; this comes from the exons ATGGCTAAGCTTGGGACTCAACCGCTCATGATTAGTGTTGTTGGAAATGATATGGCAG GGGATTTCTTACTGAAGTACTGGAGGTCAGCTGGACTATGTACAGATG GAATACTGCAGGTTCATGATGTTACAACCCCAGTAGTATCAAATGTATTTGATGGGAATGGAGAATTAATTGCCGGCGTCGCGAGTGTTCAAGCAGTT GAAAATTTTCTTACCCCTAGTTGGATATATCAGTTCCGTCGCCATATCTCCAATGCACCTCTACTAATGCTTGATGCCAATTTATCTCCTCAGTCGCTTCAAGCTGCTTGCAAAA TAGCATATGAATCAGGGGTGCCCGTGTTGTTTGAGCCTGTCTCAGTGGTAAAGAGTTCAAGAATTGCGCCAATTGCAGAGCAT ATAACTTGCACTTCCCCAAATGAGATTGAGCTTGTTGCCATGGCAAACGCGCTGTCTACTCCAGGGAAATATAATTTTGTCAAACTGGATCAGTGCAACAACAATATGGAAGCTGTAGATTGTTTGTTTGAAATGCTCAGCCCAGCGATGTTTTTTCTTCTCGAAAAGGGCATCAAGCTTCTTCTGGTGACACTTGGCTCGAACGGTGTTTTCATATGTTGCAAAGAGCGCGTTAACATCGTGAAGGATCAGCAAAAGTGTAACATGACGACTTTCTCATCCCAGCTACTTGAAAAATTGGAGGGCTGTTTTCCACCCAGCATGCCTGTTAATTTGTCTGGAGAAGGCTCTTCCAGAACTTGTGTTTTCCATTTACCTGCAACATCTGCCTCGGTTATCAGCCTCACAGGCGCTGGCGATTGTTTGATTGGTGGAGTCCTTTCCTCTCTATGTGGAGGATTGAATATTATGCAAAGTGTGGCAGTTGGGATTGCTACAGCAAAGGCATCCGTTGAATCGGAAGCTAACATACCTGCCAAGTTTTCTGCTGCAAGCATTGCAG ATGAGGCAAGGAGGACATTGCTATCGGCTAAACAGATTTGGTGCCAATAA